Proteins encoded in a region of the bacterium BMS3Abin02 genome:
- the corC_1 gene encoding magnesium and cobalt efflux protein CorC, whose amino-acid sequence MILGFIASLLFLVLAGVVRAGAVSLMLTPRADAMRDGAASVAGADTVADLLEDRVRLQPSIGMVHSGILVVSAVPATWALTTVLTGWALLGALAALVAVVLLVGDILPRAYGRGHPGSLAYRFSGLLFLVAALGRRTGDLLIEEPEEGDVPDEDEEEELKLISSVLEFSDTLVREVMIPRPDMVTIDRGETTDKALDIVIEDGFSRIPVVGESPDDIVGFVYAKDLLGIMDRGGGPEPVTRIMRPVYFVPETKRIPDLLRDMQTRQQHMAIVVDEFGGTAGLVTIEDLLEELVGEIIDEYDTEDRLFVEEEGGTYLVDGRFPVEDLEDALDVELPHDEWDTVGGLLLDLAGRVPYEGEAFEGHGIRFIVVSVQGRRVIQVRVTRSATT is encoded by the coding sequence GTGATCCTCGGTTTCATTGCATCGCTGCTGTTCCTGGTGCTCGCCGGCGTGGTCCGTGCCGGCGCGGTCTCGTTGATGCTGACACCGCGTGCGGACGCCATGAGAGATGGGGCGGCGTCGGTGGCGGGTGCCGATACCGTCGCGGATCTCCTCGAGGATCGAGTGAGGCTCCAACCGTCCATCGGGATGGTTCATTCAGGAATCCTGGTGGTGTCTGCGGTTCCGGCAACGTGGGCGCTCACGACCGTCCTGACAGGGTGGGCGCTCCTCGGCGCGCTCGCCGCTCTCGTGGCCGTCGTCCTCCTCGTGGGGGACATCCTCCCACGAGCCTACGGTCGAGGCCATCCCGGCTCGCTCGCGTACCGTTTTTCAGGATTGCTCTTCTTGGTGGCCGCGCTTGGACGGCGCACGGGCGACCTGCTGATCGAGGAACCGGAAGAGGGCGATGTGCCCGACGAGGACGAGGAGGAGGAATTGAAGCTGATCAGTTCTGTCCTCGAGTTCTCGGACACGCTCGTACGCGAGGTGATGATTCCTCGGCCGGACATGGTGACGATCGACCGGGGGGAGACGACGGACAAGGCGCTCGACATCGTGATCGAGGACGGTTTCTCGAGGATTCCCGTCGTGGGGGAGAGCCCTGATGACATCGTCGGTTTCGTGTACGCCAAAGACCTACTGGGCATCATGGATCGCGGCGGCGGTCCGGAGCCCGTGACCCGCATCATGCGGCCGGTCTACTTCGTGCCCGAGACCAAACGTATCCCCGACCTGCTGCGGGACATGCAGACTCGACAGCAGCACATGGCGATCGTAGTGGACGAGTTCGGGGGGACGGCCGGTCTCGTGACCATCGAGGATCTTCTGGAGGAACTCGTCGGGGAGATCATCGACGAATACGACACGGAGGACCGCCTCTTCGTCGAAGAGGAAGGCGGCACCTATCTCGTCGACGGCCGTTTCCCTGTCGAAGACCTGGAAGATGCACTCGATGTCGAGTTGCCACACGACGAGTGGGATACGGTCGGTGGCCTGCTCTTGGACCTCGCCGGTCGGGTCCCATATGAGGGGGAGGCCTTCGAGGGACACGGCATCCGCTTTATCGTGGTCAGCGTGCAGGGGCGGAGGGTGATCCAGGTTCGTGTGACCCGTTCGGCAACCACATGA
- the ybeY gene encoding endoribonuclease YbeY → MNVFLTDEQDDPLEAEPLRRLAATVLEEEGLPNQADVTLMLVGLDQMTEYNERFMERSGPTDVLAFPLEHLSPGEYPDPGPGDPPLNLGDVVIAPRYVRQQADQLGVSFEDELALMVVHGILHLLGYDHTSDEDAERMEARERALLTKAGRRWP, encoded by the coding sequence ATGAACGTCTTTCTGACCGACGAACAAGACGATCCCTTGGAAGCCGAGCCGCTTCGGCGGCTTGCCGCGACCGTGCTCGAAGAAGAAGGCCTTCCGAACCAAGCCGACGTGACGCTGATGCTCGTTGGTCTCGACCAGATGACCGAGTACAACGAGCGCTTCATGGAACGGAGTGGACCGACCGATGTTCTGGCGTTTCCCCTCGAACATCTCTCTCCGGGGGAGTATCCGGATCCCGGTCCGGGAGATCCGCCGCTGAATCTGGGGGACGTCGTGATCGCTCCGCGGTATGTACGGCAACAAGCGGACCAGTTGGGGGTGTCATTCGAAGATGAACTGGCGCTCATGGTCGTGCATGGCATCCTTCACCTGCTCGGCTATGACCACACGAGTGACGAGGACGCAGAACGAATGGAAGCCCGCGAACGAGCGCTCTTGACAAAAGCCGGAAGGCGATGGCCATGA